From Cuculus canorus isolate bCucCan1 chromosome 7, bCucCan1.pri, whole genome shotgun sequence, one genomic window encodes:
- the PCGF5 gene encoding polycomb group RING finger protein 5 isoform X1, giving the protein MATQRKHLVKDFNPHITCYICKGYLIKPTTVTECLHTFCKTCIVQHFEDSNDCPRCGNQVHETNPLEMLRLDNTLEEIIFKLVPGLREQELQREIEFWKKNKPQENGQDESPKADKPKVDEECDENEEDKDYHRSDPQIAICLDCLRNNGQSGDNVVKGLMKKFIRCSTRVTVGTIKKFLSLKLKLPSSYELDVLCNGEIMGKDHTMEFIYMTRWRLRGENFRCQNCSSSQVSSQDGTFYQSYPMVLQYRPRIDFG; this is encoded by the exons ATGGCTACTCAGAGGAAGCACTTGGTGAAAGATTTCAATCCCCACATCACCTGTTATATCTGTAAAGGCTATCTCATCAAGCCGACCACAGTAACCGAGTGCCTCCACACCT TTTGTAAGACTTGTATTGTTCAACACTTTGAAGACAGCAATGACTGTCCCAGGTGTGGCAACCAAGTGCATGAGACCAATCCACTAGAAATGCTAAG GCTGGATAACACCTTAgaggaaattatatttaagcTGGTGCCTGGACTTCGAGAAC AGGAACTGCAGCGAGAGAttgaattttggaagaaaaacaagcctCAAGAAAATGGACAag ATGAGAGCCCAAAAGCTGATAAACCCAAAGTAGATGAGGAGTGtgatgaaaatgaagaagataAAGACTATCACAGGAGTGACCCACAGATTGCTATCTGCCTCGACTGTTTACGCAACAATGGGCAGTCAGGAGATAACGTAGTCAAA ggtttaatgaagaaatttatCCGCTGTTCTACTCGAGTGACCGTGGGAACTATCAAAAAGTTTCTcagcttaaaattaaaacttccaAGTTCTTATGAG CTGGATGTACTATGCAATGGAGAGATCATGGGGAAGGATCATACTATGGAATTCATCTACATGACAAGATGGAGACTAAGAGGCGAAAAC TTTCGGTGCCAGAACTGCTCATCTTCGCAAGTCAGCTCACAGGATGGCACTTTTTATCAG
- the PCGF5 gene encoding polycomb group RING finger protein 5 isoform X2, with translation MATQRKHLVKDFNPHITCYICKGYLIKPTTVTECLHTFCKTCIVQHFEDSNDCPRCGNQVHETNPLEMLRLDNTLEEIIFKLVPGLREQELQREIEFWKKNKPQENGQDESPKADKPKVDEECDENEEDKDYHRSDPQIAICLDCLRNNGQSGDNVVKGLMKKFIRCSTRVTVGTIKKFLSLKLKLPSSYELDVLCNGEIMGKDHTMEFIYMTRWRLRGENSYPMVLQYRPRIDFG, from the exons ATGGCTACTCAGAGGAAGCACTTGGTGAAAGATTTCAATCCCCACATCACCTGTTATATCTGTAAAGGCTATCTCATCAAGCCGACCACAGTAACCGAGTGCCTCCACACCT TTTGTAAGACTTGTATTGTTCAACACTTTGAAGACAGCAATGACTGTCCCAGGTGTGGCAACCAAGTGCATGAGACCAATCCACTAGAAATGCTAAG GCTGGATAACACCTTAgaggaaattatatttaagcTGGTGCCTGGACTTCGAGAAC AGGAACTGCAGCGAGAGAttgaattttggaagaaaaacaagcctCAAGAAAATGGACAag ATGAGAGCCCAAAAGCTGATAAACCCAAAGTAGATGAGGAGTGtgatgaaaatgaagaagataAAGACTATCACAGGAGTGACCCACAGATTGCTATCTGCCTCGACTGTTTACGCAACAATGGGCAGTCAGGAGATAACGTAGTCAAA ggtttaatgaagaaatttatCCGCTGTTCTACTCGAGTGACCGTGGGAACTATCAAAAAGTTTCTcagcttaaaattaaaacttccaAGTTCTTATGAG CTGGATGTACTATGCAATGGAGAGATCATGGGGAAGGATCATACTATGGAATTCATCTACATGACAAGATGGAGACTAAGAGGCGAAAAC